The Verrucomicrobiia bacterium genome includes a window with the following:
- a CDS encoding cytochrome C oxidase subunit IV family protein has product MSQQAESLKTYILTFAALMGLTLLTVAAASVNFGSLNTVIALGIAGLKAGLVLWFFMHVRHSTALSRLFIAAGFFMFGILLLLTLNDYISRPWDNFPQGGAWIKPTASHFAAKMPASPE; this is encoded by the coding sequence ATGTCGCAGCAGGCCGAATCGCTCAAGACTTATATTCTGACGTTCGCGGCGCTGATGGGGCTCACGCTTCTGACGGTCGCGGCCGCTTCCGTGAATTTCGGATCGCTAAACACCGTGATCGCGCTCGGCATCGCGGGTCTGAAGGCGGGGCTGGTCCTGTGGTTTTTCATGCACGTCCGGCACAGCACGGCCTTGTCCCGGCTTTTCATCGCCGCCGGCTTTTTCATGTTCGGCATCCTGCTCCTCCTGACCCTGAACGATTACATCTCGCGTCCCTGGGACAACTTTCCCCAAGGCGGCGCCTGGATCAAGCCGACCGCCTCGCATTTCGCCGCCAAGATGCCGGCCTCGCCGGAATAG
- a CDS encoding mechanosensitive ion channel family protein: MNSFFSALDTVILGNALRDYLLAVTILVVGLFVIQIVSKGVFLRLKRFVEKTPSKTDDFIVSISEQTAIPLLYLAVLYFSLNQLALNDVSKKYLNAFCIIILTIQLTRLGLAIMIYILECNWLRKAEASAGNVPFSASLITCLRLVVWGMSGVFIFENLGFNVSAIVAGLGIGGIAVALAAQTILGDLFNYFVIFFDHPFEEGDFIVFDNYMGQIEHIGIKSTRIRSLDGEQIVVSNSNLTSSRIRNYKRMSQRRVPFTVGLTYETPTDKLKKVPEMIRKMIESLPGVKFDRAHFKTFSAYSLDVEVVYFFLSSDYNKYMDVQQQLNFMIKDAFEKEGIEFAYPTQVEYVKAMGRDAAGDKDVMDLRGKNPS; encoded by the coding sequence ATGAATTCTTTTTTTTCGGCTTTGGATACCGTGATCCTCGGAAATGCCTTGCGGGATTACCTCCTGGCGGTAACGATCCTGGTCGTGGGGCTTTTTGTCATCCAGATCGTGAGTAAGGGGGTGTTCCTGCGGCTGAAACGGTTCGTGGAGAAGACGCCTTCCAAAACCGACGACTTCATCGTTTCGATTTCCGAGCAGACGGCGATCCCGCTGCTTTACCTTGCCGTCCTTTATTTTTCCCTGAACCAGCTTGCCCTGAACGACGTCAGCAAAAAATACCTGAACGCCTTCTGCATCATCATCCTGACGATCCAGCTCACGCGTCTGGGCCTGGCGATCATGATCTACATCCTCGAATGCAACTGGCTGCGCAAGGCGGAAGCTTCGGCGGGAAACGTCCCGTTCTCGGCCAGTCTTATCACGTGCCTGCGCCTGGTGGTGTGGGGCATGAGCGGCGTCTTCATCTTCGAGAACTTGGGCTTCAACGTTTCCGCGATCGTGGCCGGCCTCGGCATCGGCGGCATCGCCGTGGCCCTGGCGGCCCAGACCATCCTGGGCGACCTGTTCAATTATTTCGTGATTTTCTTCGACCATCCGTTTGAAGAAGGCGACTTTATCGTGTTCGACAATTACATGGGTCAGATCGAACATATCGGCATCAAATCCACGCGCATCCGTTCCCTCGACGGCGAGCAAATCGTGGTTTCGAATTCCAACCTGACTTCCAGCCGCATCCGTAACTATAAGAGGATGAGCCAGCGCCGCGTGCCTTTCACCGTCGGATTGACGTATGAGACGCCCACGGACAAGCTGAAAAAAGTACCGGAAATGATCCGGAAAATGATCGAAAGCCTGCCGGGCGTGAAGTTCGACCGCGCGCATTTCAAAACCTTCAGTGCCTACAGCCTGGACGTCGAAGTCGTTTATTTCTTCCTCAGCTCCGACTACAACAAGTACATGGACGTCCAGCAGCAGCTGAATTTCATGATCAAGGATGCGTTCGAAAAAGAAGGGATCGAATTCGCCTATCCGACCCAGGTGGAATACGTGAAGGCCATGGGGCGCGACGCGGCCGGGGACAAGGACGTCATGGACCTGCGGGGAAAGAATCCTTCCTGA